Proteins encoded within one genomic window of Rhinoderma darwinii isolate aRhiDar2 unplaced genomic scaffold, aRhiDar2.hap1 Scaffold_687, whole genome shotgun sequence:
- the LOC142728724 gene encoding protein kinase C delta type-like translates to MTLRLRSVLPIRFYTAEMICGLQFLHGHNIVHRDLKPENIMLDADGHVRIIDLGLAQDGVTASNKIRGVTGTLHYMAPEVLLRKKYGTAVDWWSLGIVVSRMAAGRSPFYNGPVRQMAIKAITTAKPKFPTWLNPDVKHLTKRLVRKNSKRRLGVCGNIREHPFFSTIGWEELQERRAQPPFTPFVPVLENQHLKWPENNKALHPLAGFSFMSPSWNQ, encoded by the exons atgacattgagactccgctctgttctccccatcagattctacacagcagagatgatatgtggcctccagttcctccatggacacaacatcgtccaccg agatctaaagccggagaatataatgttggatgcagatggccacgtccgtatcatcgacctgggattggcccaagatggcgtcaccgcctccaataagatccgtggagtgacgggaacgttgcattacatggcccccgaggtgcttcttagaaaaaaatacggcaccgcagttgactggtggagcctggggattgtggtgtccaggatggcagcaggacgctccccattttacaacggccccgtcaggcaaatggctatcaaagccatcaccaccgcgaagcctaaatttccaacttggcttaatcctgacgtgaaacatctgaccaagagactggtccgtaaaaattctaagaggcgcctcggtgtgtgcgggaacatcagagagcatccattcttctccaccatcggctgggaggaactgcaggagaggagggcacaGCCACCATTTACACCATTTGTGCCCGTTCTGGAGAACCAACATCTGAAGTGGCCAGAGAATAACAAAGCCCTTCACCCCTTGGCCGGGTTCAGCTTCATGTCACCAAGCTGGAACCAATAA